A part of Spiribacter vilamensis genomic DNA contains:
- a CDS encoding aminoglycoside phosphotransferase family protein: MAIERFDPRGERMIEWLRAQGVAPMAIHSMGGDASNRRYFRLDTPRGTRVVMDAPDQFAVCEAFRHVRRVMADAELHVPIIHAADSAAGFMLLEDLGDRDYLGALRDEPRESLLTDAIDALVRLQRRAPPDWLPRFDASRIAGELALFPDWYVRRHLGIEPDARWWSRWHAGTAVLVEEMARQSRVVVHRDYMVRNLMVATPNPGIIDFQDALVGPVVYDLASLLRDAFFSLDPAEESVWIDYYRDQARAAEIMLPDNLSRAIDRTAAQRHLKVLGIFARLCHRDHKPGYIADAARFLGYLQRELGDDPRCRDLARLIADLPSPDGGAPA, translated from the coding sequence GTGGCAATCGAGCGGTTCGATCCGCGCGGCGAGCGGATGATCGAGTGGTTACGGGCGCAGGGGGTCGCGCCGATGGCTATTCATTCAATGGGGGGTGATGCCAGTAATCGCCGCTATTTCCGGTTGGATACGCCCCGCGGTACCCGCGTGGTGATGGACGCGCCGGATCAGTTCGCCGTCTGCGAGGCGTTCCGTCATGTCCGCCGGGTGATGGCGGACGCCGAACTGCATGTGCCGATTATCCACGCCGCCGATAGTGCCGCCGGTTTCATGCTCCTCGAGGATCTCGGCGACCGCGATTATCTCGGCGCCCTGCGGGACGAACCGAGGGAATCGCTGTTGACCGACGCCATTGATGCGCTGGTCCGTTTGCAGCGCCGGGCACCACCGGACTGGCTGCCGCGCTTCGATGCGTCGCGGATCGCCGGCGAGCTCGCGCTCTTCCCCGACTGGTATGTGCGCCGCCACCTGGGTATCGAGCCCGATGCCCGGTGGTGGTCGCGCTGGCACGCGGGTACCGCGGTACTCGTCGAGGAAATGGCCCGACAGTCCCGGGTCGTGGTGCATCGCGACTACATGGTGCGCAACTTGATGGTGGCCACTCCGAACCCCGGCATCATCGACTTCCAGGATGCGCTGGTGGGGCCGGTCGTCTATGACCTGGCAAGCCTGCTGCGGGATGCCTTTTTCAGTCTGGACCCGGCCGAGGAGTCGGTCTGGATCGACTACTATCGGGATCAGGCGAGGGCCGCAGAGATCATGTTGCCGGACAACCTCTCGCGGGCGATCGACCGAACGGCGGCCCAGCGACACCTCAAGGTCCTGGGGATTTTCGCCAGGCTATGCCACCGCGACCACAAACCGGGCTATATCGCCGATGCGGCCCGTTTTCTGGGTTATCTGCAGCGTGAGCTCGGGGATGATCCGCGTTGTCGTGACCTTGCGCGGCTGATTGCGGATCTGCCCTCGCCGGACGGCGGTGCCCCGGCATGA
- the murU gene encoding N-acetylmuramate alpha-1-phosphate uridylyltransferase MurU: protein MNAMILAAGRGERMRPLSDHCPKPLLSVGGRTLLDWHLARLAASGFERVVINTAWLGDAIRDHVARHAPEGLEVRLSDEGDRALETAGGIVRALPLLGSDPFVVINGDVWSDFDPAMLPTRPEGLGHLVLVDNPEHHPDGDFRFDGYAVVSEGGDAPRYTFAGIACYRPELFAGVLPGVAPLAPILHRACERRQLTGHHHAGQWCDVGTPARLATLDARLSRR, encoded by the coding sequence ATGAATGCAATGATCCTGGCCGCGGGGCGGGGCGAGCGTATGCGCCCGCTTAGCGATCACTGCCCGAAACCGTTGCTGAGTGTCGGCGGGCGGACGCTGCTCGACTGGCATCTCGCGCGGCTTGCCGCCAGTGGCTTCGAGCGGGTGGTCATCAATACGGCCTGGTTGGGGGATGCGATCCGTGACCACGTCGCCCGGCATGCCCCGGAGGGCCTCGAAGTCCGGCTCTCCGACGAGGGGGATCGGGCGCTCGAGACCGCCGGCGGGATTGTCCGCGCGCTGCCGTTGCTGGGATCGGATCCGTTCGTGGTGATCAACGGCGATGTCTGGAGCGACTTTGATCCGGCGATGCTGCCGACCCGGCCCGAGGGACTGGGCCACCTGGTGCTGGTGGATAACCCCGAGCATCACCCCGACGGTGATTTCCGGTTCGATGGCTATGCGGTGGTCTCCGAGGGTGGTGATGCGCCGCGGTACACCTTCGCCGGCATCGCCTGTTATCGCCCGGAGCTGTTCGCCGGTGTGCTCCCCGGTGTTGCACCGTTGGCGCCCATCCTCCATCGCGCCTGCGAGCGGCGTCAGCTGACCGGTCATCATCACGCGGGGCAATGGTGCGACGTCGGGACGCCGGCGCGCCTCGCCACCCTGGATGCCCGCCTCAGCCGGCGCTGA
- the lipB gene encoding lipoyl(octanoyl) transferase LipB, producing the protein MDAPIAIRDWGRCDYETVWAAMRRFTDTRDADTTDELWRVEHPAVFTLGQAGRHEHVLDRGDIPLVQTDRGGQVTYHGPGQVILYPLLDLRRRRLGARALVTRLEQTVVDWLASRGITAAPRADAPGVYVDDAKIAALGLRVRHGCSYHGLAVNIAMDLSPFQRINPCGYAGMAVTDLASLGVDCSLTNAGEALTDQLLARLSAG; encoded by the coding sequence ATGGACGCGCCGATCGCGATCCGCGACTGGGGCCGGTGCGACTACGAGACGGTCTGGGCGGCGATGCGACGCTTCACGGACACGCGCGACGCTGACACCACGGATGAGCTCTGGCGGGTCGAGCATCCGGCGGTATTCACGCTGGGGCAGGCCGGCCGCCACGAGCATGTCCTCGATCGCGGTGACATCCCCCTCGTACAGACCGATCGCGGGGGCCAGGTCACTTACCATGGTCCGGGACAGGTCATTCTCTATCCCCTCCTCGACCTGCGCCGCCGACGGTTGGGTGCCCGGGCACTGGTCACCCGGCTCGAGCAGACCGTCGTCGACTGGCTCGCCAGCCGGGGAATCACCGCCGCGCCGCGCGCCGATGCACCGGGTGTCTATGTCGATGACGCAAAGATCGCGGCACTCGGCCTGCGGGTCCGGCACGGGTGCAGTTATCACGGGCTTGCCGTCAACATCGCCATGGATCTGTCGCCGTTCCAGCGCATCAACCCCTGCGGTTATGCCGGCATGGCGGTCACCGACCTGGCCTCGCTGGGCGTCGACTGCTCGCTGACCAACGCCGGAGAAGCCCTCACCGACCAGCTGCTGGCGCGGCTCAGCGCCGGCTGA
- a CDS encoding YbeD family protein: protein MDQLKASPEGLTFPCSFPIKAMGRNSDELRQTVLEIVQRHAPELSADTLTTAESRGGRFISVTATITASSRAQLDAIYGELKAHDSVLATL, encoded by the coding sequence ATGGATCAATTGAAAGCGTCTCCCGAGGGATTGACCTTTCCCTGCAGCTTCCCGATCAAGGCCATGGGCCGGAACAGTGACGAACTCCGTCAGACAGTGCTCGAGATCGTCCAGCGCCATGCCCCCGAGCTATCGGCCGACACCCTGACCACCGCCGAAAGCCGGGGCGGGCGTTTCATCTCGGTGACCGCCACCATTACCGCCAGCAGCCGGGCCCAGCTCGATGCGATCTACGGGGAGCTGAAGGCCCACGACAGCGTGCTCGCCACGCTCTGA
- a CDS encoding D-alanyl-D-alanine carboxypeptidase family protein, whose translation MTPFRLAILVITLLLGGHAAAQSQPVPVPDPPQLGAKGHMLMDFHSGRVLASEQSDVRRDPASITKVMTAFVVFNELRSGDLSMDEQVLVSEKAWRATGSRMFIEVGNRIAVEDLVRGMIIQSGNDASVALAEHIAGSEANFAALMNQYAAQLGMTNTHYTNATGLPGDDHYSSAADTATLVRALISQFPDYYRFYSERKFTWNDITQRNRNRMLWQDQSVDGVKTGYTQAAQYCLATSAKRDGMRLISVVMGAETPGKRVEQSRSLLNYGYRFFETHRLYGAEETVDTPRLWKGTADTLPVGVSEDIYITLPADTYDRLDAQITLNDPLEAPVAKGDSIGRLTVSIDGETVRERPVIALEAVPEAGFVGRTIDSVRLWIN comes from the coding sequence ATGACGCCGTTCAGACTCGCCATTCTGGTCATCACCCTCCTGCTCGGCGGACACGCCGCCGCGCAGTCCCAGCCGGTACCGGTGCCGGATCCACCGCAGCTGGGCGCCAAGGGGCATATGTTGATGGACTTTCACAGTGGCCGGGTACTGGCCAGTGAGCAGAGCGATGTCCGACGCGACCCGGCCAGCATTACCAAGGTGATGACGGCCTTCGTGGTATTCAACGAGCTGCGCTCGGGCGATCTCTCCATGGACGAACAGGTCCTGGTCAGCGAAAAGGCCTGGCGGGCCACCGGCTCGCGGATGTTCATCGAGGTGGGTAATCGGATCGCGGTCGAGGACCTGGTGCGCGGCATGATCATCCAGTCCGGCAACGATGCGAGCGTCGCACTGGCCGAGCACATCGCCGGCAGCGAGGCGAACTTCGCCGCACTGATGAACCAGTATGCCGCTCAGCTGGGCATGACCAACACGCACTACACCAATGCCACCGGGCTGCCCGGCGACGATCACTACTCGTCGGCGGCGGATACGGCGACCCTGGTACGCGCCCTGATCAGCCAGTTCCCGGACTACTACCGCTTCTATTCCGAGCGCAAGTTCACCTGGAACGACATCACCCAGCGCAACCGCAATCGCATGCTCTGGCAGGATCAGTCAGTCGATGGCGTCAAGACCGGCTACACCCAGGCCGCGCAGTATTGCCTGGCGACCTCTGCCAAGCGCGATGGCATGCGGCTGATTTCAGTCGTGATGGGCGCGGAGACACCCGGAAAACGCGTCGAGCAGTCAAGGTCCCTGCTCAACTACGGCTACCGCTTCTTCGAGACTCACCGCCTCTACGGGGCCGAGGAAACCGTCGATACCCCACGTCTGTGGAAGGGGACCGCAGACACGCTGCCGGTGGGCGTGAGCGAGGATATCTACATCACCCTGCCGGCCGACACCTACGACCGGCTGGATGCGCAAATCACATTGAACGACCCGCTTGAGGCCCCCGTCGCCAAGGGCGACAGCATCGGCCGCCTGACCGTCTCGATCGATGGCGAAACGGTCAGGGAACGGCCCGTCATCGCCCTCGAGGCCGTGCCGGAGGCCGGCTTTGTGGGTCGGACCATCGATAGTGTGCGGTTATGGATCAATTGA
- a CDS encoding septal ring lytic transglycosylase RlpA family protein, which translates to MRIPILLVTLLIAGCSGLAPEPQDGPGRVIDDPMAIPDAEPQDMPLSQYGNPERYEVFGRTYRVMDSADDHRERGIASWYGRKFQGRRTSSGEPYDMYAMTAAHKHLPLPTWVEVRHLDNNRSIVVKVNDRGPFADNRIIDLSYAAAAKLGMLDTGTAPVAIRTVTAGEASEPAEEPADGNESDYWIQLAAFRSAGNAERLAKRLRAAELSATPTIRQGEDGLHRVRLGPLPDADSVDRLSAELDSARFPAGHVIIPDKPSQSD; encoded by the coding sequence ATGCGGATCCCTATCCTGTTGGTAACCCTCCTGATTGCCGGCTGCAGTGGTCTGGCCCCCGAACCGCAGGACGGTCCCGGGCGGGTGATCGATGATCCGATGGCGATCCCCGATGCGGAGCCGCAGGACATGCCCCTCAGCCAGTATGGCAACCCGGAACGCTACGAGGTTTTCGGCCGCACCTACCGGGTCATGGACAGTGCCGATGACCACCGCGAGCGGGGCATTGCGTCATGGTATGGCCGCAAGTTCCAGGGCCGGCGGACCTCGAGCGGCGAACCCTACGATATGTACGCCATGACCGCTGCGCACAAACACCTGCCCCTGCCCACCTGGGTAGAAGTTCGGCACTTGGACAACAATCGATCGATCGTGGTCAAGGTCAACGATCGGGGGCCGTTTGCCGACAACCGCATCATCGATCTGTCATACGCCGCGGCGGCGAAACTCGGGATGCTCGACACGGGCACGGCACCGGTGGCGATCCGCACGGTGACAGCCGGCGAGGCCTCCGAGCCGGCCGAGGAACCCGCTGACGGCAACGAGAGCGATTACTGGATCCAGCTGGCCGCGTTCCGCAGCGCCGGCAACGCCGAGCGTCTCGCCAAGCGGCTTCGAGCCGCAGAGCTATCCGCGACGCCCACGATCCGACAGGGTGAGGATGGATTGCATCGTGTCCGTCTCGGCCCCCTGCCGGACGCCGACAGCGTCGATCGGCTCAGCGCCGAGCTCGATAGCGCCCGTTTTCCCGCCGGGCATGTCATCATTCCCGACAAACCAAGCCAATCGGACTGA
- the mltB gene encoding lytic murein transglycosylase B, protein MKTPHHCLRLVSATALSLLLAIPGIAAEPADPAESTAIRAFSERVAKRHDLSADAIERLISDEARYEPAIIEAINRPAEALPWHRYRDIFLTEARIAGGLEFRRRHQQWLEAVETQYGVPAEIVVAIIGVETFYGRYTGDYRVIDALRTLGFGYPARGEFFRDELEAFLVLTREEDIDPTTPLGSYAGAMGVPQFISSSYRAYAIDFNDNGRRDLFSEPADAIGSVGHYLSRHGWQAGAPIAVPAELDGSGWRSRLRPSLEPVDTVATLASAGVSPERPLAAGLDARLLELQAETGARHWVTLRNFYAITRYNHSSLYAMAVHQLADAIREAGS, encoded by the coding sequence GTGAAAACGCCTCATCACTGTCTGCGTCTCGTATCAGCCACTGCGCTCAGCCTTTTGCTTGCGATACCGGGGATCGCCGCTGAACCCGCTGATCCGGCCGAGTCAACGGCGATCCGCGCCTTCAGCGAGCGGGTCGCCAAACGCCACGATCTGAGCGCCGACGCGATCGAGCGACTGATCAGCGACGAGGCCAGGTACGAGCCGGCAATCATCGAGGCCATCAACCGTCCGGCAGAGGCATTGCCCTGGCACCGCTACCGCGACATCTTCCTCACCGAGGCACGGATCGCCGGCGGGCTTGAATTCCGGCGGCGCCACCAGCAATGGCTCGAGGCCGTTGAAACGCAGTACGGTGTGCCGGCCGAGATCGTGGTGGCGATCATTGGCGTCGAGACGTTCTACGGCCGCTATACCGGGGATTATCGTGTGATCGATGCGCTGCGAACGCTGGGATTCGGCTACCCGGCGCGCGGCGAATTCTTTCGGGATGAACTCGAGGCGTTCCTCGTCCTCACCCGGGAGGAGGACATAGACCCGACCACCCCGCTCGGTTCTTACGCCGGCGCCATGGGCGTCCCGCAGTTCATCAGCAGCAGCTATCGCGCCTATGCCATCGACTTCAACGACAACGGCCGTCGCGACCTGTTCTCGGAGCCGGCGGACGCCATCGGCAGCGTCGGTCATTACCTGTCCCGCCACGGCTGGCAGGCCGGCGCCCCCATCGCCGTTCCCGCCGAGCTGGACGGCAGCGGATGGCGCTCGCGGTTGCGGCCGTCACTCGAGCCGGTCGATACGGTCGCCACGCTGGCATCGGCGGGCGTGAGCCCCGAGCGTCCCCTGGCCGCCGGGCTCGATGCGCGATTACTCGAGCTGCAGGCCGAAACCGGCGCAAGGCACTGGGTCACGCTGCGCAACTTCTATGCGATCACCCGGTATAATCACAGCTCGCTGTATGCCATGGCGGTGCATCAGCTCGCCGACGCCATCCGCGAAGCCGGTTCCTGA
- the rodA gene encoding rod shape-determining protein RodA → MNWPDGGVNAVARRATGGLLQRALHLDGVLLVLLALLSGFGLIVLYSAFGGRIEPVQGHLIRLGIGAAAMVIVAQIPPWQLARIGPGLFVLGVVLLIAVLVAGQLGGGARRWLDLGIVGFQPSELMKLALPILVAWMIARSPLPITLGRSAIVLLIIALPVGLIGAQPDLGTAVLVGAAGASVLFLGGLRWRIITALALLASAAVPLLWQFGMQDYQRERVLTFLDPSREPLGAGYNIIQSQIAIGSGGINGKGWLNGTQAHLEFIPERHTDFVFAVMAEEFGFVGVVSLLALYLAITARGLWIAYEAQDNFSRLLAGGLSLTFFVYCFVNVGMVSGVLPVVGLPLPLLSYGGSAMVTLLTGFGILMSIHTHRRMWSS, encoded by the coding sequence GTGAACTGGCCCGACGGTGGCGTTAATGCGGTCGCCCGCCGGGCGACAGGAGGCCTGCTCCAGCGTGCCCTGCACCTCGACGGCGTGCTACTGGTCCTGCTTGCGCTGCTGTCGGGATTCGGCCTGATCGTCCTCTACAGCGCCTTTGGCGGTAGAATCGAACCGGTCCAGGGACACCTCATCCGGCTCGGCATCGGCGCTGCGGCGATGGTGATCGTCGCACAAATCCCGCCCTGGCAACTGGCACGCATCGGCCCCGGGCTTTTCGTTCTGGGGGTCGTGTTACTGATCGCCGTTCTGGTCGCCGGCCAGCTGGGCGGCGGGGCCCGTCGCTGGCTGGACCTGGGCATCGTCGGTTTTCAGCCCTCGGAGCTCATGAAGCTCGCCCTGCCCATCTTGGTGGCCTGGATGATCGCGCGATCCCCCCTCCCGATCACATTGGGTCGGTCCGCCATCGTGCTTCTGATTATTGCCCTGCCTGTCGGCCTGATCGGCGCTCAGCCCGACCTCGGGACCGCCGTGCTCGTGGGCGCCGCCGGCGCCAGCGTCCTGTTCCTCGGCGGGCTGCGCTGGCGGATCATCACTGCGCTGGCGCTGCTCGCCTCCGCCGCCGTGCCGCTGCTCTGGCAGTTCGGCATGCAGGACTACCAGCGCGAGCGGGTACTGACTTTCCTTGATCCGTCACGCGAGCCGCTCGGTGCCGGCTACAACATCATCCAGTCGCAGATCGCGATCGGATCCGGCGGCATCAACGGCAAGGGCTGGCTGAATGGCACCCAGGCCCATCTGGAATTCATCCCCGAGCGGCACACCGATTTCGTCTTTGCCGTAATGGCCGAGGAGTTCGGTTTCGTCGGCGTTGTGTCGCTACTCGCCCTCTACCTCGCGATCACGGCCCGGGGTCTGTGGATCGCCTACGAGGCGCAGGATAATTTCTCGCGCCTGCTCGCGGGCGGCCTGTCGCTGACCTTCTTTGTCTACTGCTTCGTCAATGTCGGCATGGTCTCCGGTGTGCTTCCGGTGGTGGGACTGCCGCTGCCCCTGCTCAGCTACGGTGGATCAGCCATGGTGACGCTTCTGACAGGCTTCGGTATTCTCATGTCCATTCATACCCACCGGCGGATGTGGTCATCGTGA
- the mrdA gene encoding penicillin-binding protein 2, with amino-acid sequence MDLGTLRDKPRERRIIRGRLLTAGVIGTLLFLLLAGRIAWLQTVQYDHFAAQSQNNRVRIAAVAPTRGLIRDHRGHILAENQPAFRLTIVPERTDDLAALIDEIDALIGVSDAERDAFNDARRRGRGFQAVPLKLQLSDRAVARIAVNRHRFPGVEVQPHLVRHYPYGPIGAHAVGYVGRINESELRERDRRRYRGSSVLGKTGVEKAYEDRLRGEMGSERIETNALGRPINVIERDPPVPGEDLTLTLDIDLQRVAEQALGERRGAVVALDPRTGAIRALASQPSFDPNQISQGLDRATFQALQSDVDQPLFNRAIAGRYPPGSLVKPFLGIAGVASGAVDVDEEIYSDGTYRLPNVSRVWRDWKRGGHGEVDLEKAIVESVDSYYYELARRMGIDAMHDWMTRFGFGLESGVDLPGERQGIMPSREWKTETLGEPWYQGETLNTGIGQGFMLATPIQLATSTAMLANRGAPIRPHLIDTGDESAPSPVKTRPLMLEDETLWQTTINGMVDVVHGDSGTARGINEGLDYRIAGKTGTSQVINIPQGEEYDEDEIEQRFRDHAMFTAFTPVTSPGLVVTVLVENGGSGGGTAAPVAREVMDAWRQQQETGGELARRWR; translated from the coding sequence ATGGACCTGGGCACACTGCGCGACAAACCCCGCGAACGCCGGATTATCCGCGGTCGCTTGCTCACCGCCGGAGTGATCGGGACGCTCCTGTTTCTGCTGCTCGCAGGCCGGATCGCCTGGCTGCAGACGGTTCAATACGACCATTTCGCCGCCCAGTCGCAGAACAACCGCGTCCGTATCGCCGCCGTTGCCCCGACCCGCGGACTGATCCGGGACCACCGCGGCCACATCCTCGCCGAAAACCAGCCGGCGTTCCGCCTGACGATCGTGCCGGAGCGGACTGATGACCTCGCCGCGCTGATTGACGAGATCGATGCGTTGATCGGGGTGAGTGATGCGGAGCGGGACGCCTTCAACGACGCCCGTCGACGCGGCCGGGGGTTCCAGGCAGTCCCACTCAAGCTGCAACTGAGTGACAGGGCCGTGGCTCGTATCGCAGTCAATCGCCACCGTTTCCCCGGTGTCGAAGTCCAGCCGCATCTTGTCCGCCACTACCCCTACGGACCAATCGGCGCCCATGCCGTGGGCTATGTTGGCCGGATCAACGAATCCGAGCTCCGCGAGCGCGACCGTCGCCGGTACCGGGGTAGCAGTGTGCTCGGCAAGACTGGTGTGGAGAAGGCCTATGAAGACCGGCTTCGTGGCGAGATGGGGTCCGAGCGCATCGAGACCAATGCCCTCGGCCGTCCCATCAATGTCATCGAGCGCGATCCGCCGGTCCCCGGCGAAGACCTGACCCTTACCCTGGACATCGACCTGCAGCGGGTCGCCGAGCAGGCCCTGGGGGAACGCCGCGGCGCCGTTGTCGCGCTCGATCCACGAACAGGCGCTATCCGGGCCCTTGCCAGTCAGCCGTCTTTCGACCCCAACCAGATCAGTCAGGGACTGGACCGGGCGACTTTCCAGGCGCTGCAAAGTGATGTGGATCAGCCGCTTTTCAATCGGGCGATCGCCGGGCGCTATCCGCCCGGCTCACTGGTCAAGCCCTTCCTCGGGATTGCCGGCGTTGCCTCCGGTGCCGTCGATGTCGACGAGGAAATCTACAGTGACGGGACATACCGCCTTCCCAACGTCTCCCGTGTGTGGCGTGACTGGAAGCGGGGGGGGCATGGCGAGGTCGACCTCGAAAAGGCAATCGTCGAATCCGTTGATAGCTACTATTACGAGCTCGCCCGGCGCATGGGGATCGACGCCATGCACGACTGGATGACCCGATTCGGTTTCGGCCTCGAAAGCGGCGTTGATCTGCCGGGGGAACGCCAGGGCATCATGCCCTCCCGTGAGTGGAAAACCGAGACCCTGGGAGAGCCGTGGTATCAGGGCGAGACGCTCAACACGGGCATCGGGCAGGGATTCATGCTGGCGACACCGATCCAGCTGGCCACTTCCACCGCGATGCTCGCCAACCGCGGCGCACCGATCCGACCGCACCTGATCGATACGGGCGATGAATCCGCACCCTCCCCGGTAAAAACACGGCCGTTGATGCTTGAAGACGAGACGCTGTGGCAGACAACGATCAACGGCATGGTGGACGTTGTTCACGGCGATTCCGGGACGGCACGTGGCATCAACGAAGGACTCGATTACCGGATCGCCGGTAAAACCGGCACGTCACAGGTAATCAACATCCCGCAAGGCGAGGAATACGACGAGGACGAGATTGAGCAACGCTTTCGCGATCACGCCATGTTCACGGCCTTCACACCCGTCACCTCGCCCGGGCTCGTGGTGACCGTTCTCGTCGAAAACGGCGGCAGCGGCGGCGGTACGGCGGCACCCGTCGCTCGCGAGGTCATGGACGCGTGGAGACAACAACAGGAGACAGGTGGTGAACTGGCCCGACGGTGGCGTTAA
- the mreD gene encoding rod shape-determining protein MreD: MSSARPHARWLIALTLVIALALTILPLPDVLEAYRPEWAMLVVLYWSLALPARVGVGVAWLAGLLQDVLQATALGSHALAFAIVAYLTIQLYQRIRSVPIWQQALTVLVMLSAARGVLFVTRGLTDNPNVGWQFWLPALTSTLLWPAVFVLLRFLRRSFQVN, translated from the coding sequence GTGAGTAGCGCCCGCCCCCATGCACGCTGGCTCATCGCACTCACCCTGGTGATTGCGCTGGCGCTGACCATCCTGCCGCTGCCGGACGTCCTCGAGGCCTATCGGCCGGAGTGGGCGATGCTGGTCGTCCTCTACTGGAGCCTCGCCCTCCCGGCTCGCGTGGGAGTTGGCGTGGCCTGGCTGGCGGGACTGCTGCAGGACGTGCTCCAGGCCACGGCGCTCGGCTCCCACGCCCTGGCATTCGCGATCGTGGCTTACCTGACCATTCAGCTGTATCAGCGTATCCGCAGCGTGCCGATCTGGCAGCAGGCACTGACCGTACTGGTCATGCTCAGCGCGGCCCGGGGCGTGCTCTTCGTGACCCGGGGACTGACCGACAACCCGAACGTGGGCTGGCAGTTCTGGCTCCCCGCGCTCACCAGTACGCTCCTCTGGCCCGCGGTGTTCGTGCTGTTGCGATTCCTGCGCCGGAGCTTTCAGGTCAACTGA
- the mreC gene encoding rod shape-determining protein MreC, protein MKPLFSQAPSVTARFVLVAVMSFGLLLVDHRDGLLEPIQDSLSAIAQPIRFIASFPDRVGQLATEITTSRRELIQENQRLKDRQQVYQARLQRLDALEVENIRLRSLLDSSYELERPVVIAELTAVDLDPFNHLIQINKGLRDSITAGQPVIDANGVIGQVETVSPFTATVRLISDPSHGIPVQVNRNGLRSVAFGTGRTDTLTITSLPNNASIEVGDLLVTSGLGGRFPAGYPVGEVRSVSIDESKAFSSIDVKPLGALGRVEEVLLIEEGGNRRE, encoded by the coding sequence ATTAAACCGCTTTTCTCACAGGCGCCATCCGTCACTGCCCGATTCGTCCTCGTCGCCGTTATGTCGTTCGGGCTCCTGCTCGTCGACCACCGCGACGGGCTTCTGGAACCGATCCAGGACAGCCTGTCGGCCATCGCGCAGCCGATCCGCTTCATCGCCTCCTTCCCCGACCGGGTAGGCCAGCTAGCCACCGAGATAACCACCAGCCGTCGTGAACTGATCCAGGAAAATCAGCGGTTGAAAGATCGGCAGCAGGTCTACCAGGCCCGGCTCCAGCGCCTCGACGCCCTGGAGGTCGAGAACATTCGCCTGCGCAGCCTGCTCGATTCGTCCTACGAGCTCGAGCGTCCGGTGGTCATTGCCGAGCTCACGGCGGTCGACCTCGATCCATTCAACCATCTGATCCAGATCAACAAGGGACTGCGTGACAGCATCACCGCCGGGCAGCCGGTCATTGACGCCAACGGGGTAATCGGCCAGGTCGAGACCGTTTCTCCTTTTACCGCCACCGTCCGACTGATCAGCGATCCCAGTCATGGCATTCCCGTGCAGGTCAATCGCAATGGTCTGCGAAGCGTTGCCTTCGGTACCGGCCGCACGGATACGCTGACCATCACCAGTCTGCCCAATAACGCCAGTATCGAGGTCGGCGACCTGCTCGTAACCTCCGGCCTGGGCGGGCGCTTCCCGGCCGGCTACCCCGTGGGCGAGGTTCGAAGTGTCAGCATTGATGAGAGCAAGGCCTTCTCCAGCATCGACGTCAAACCCCTCGGCGCGCTGGGGCGGGTCGAGGAGGTCCTGCTGATCGAGGAGGGAGGCAACCGTCGTGAGTAG